The nucleotide sequence TAATATTCCAGAGCACCATAGTATTTTTgcattctaaatttctaataatGGTTTGGTTCTTGTGAAGTATAGCAATGTGTGTGAAGAAAGTGTTAATTGATTAATCTGGTGgttaattttacttttcaccCTCTAAGTATAAACGTTAGTTTTTCACATTGTTTTAATCATGGACTATGAAGTCTACAATCTACGTAGTAAATTTATATTCGTCTTGTAACTTCACTCTTAGTGTATTTGAACTGTATTAAGTTGTCCATTGAGCCGTTTTGCTAACTTGACGAGAGTGAGGCCTACATTTTCTTACGCACTAAAGTTATATATCATCCACAACGGTTTAATAAAGCATAATTCTGTTAAGTTAATGTAACAATCACAAAAACATTTCTTGGTTAAACTTATCCACGTCAATTATTTGACTAAATCACTCTTTGCAAAATCTTGGTAGATGCATGTATTTTGCCACGCCAGAAAATGTAGGTGGTACTCTAGCCAAATATGTAAATTGACGATTTACACATGATCGAACTTAGGGAGGGGACAAATCAATACGTACAATGTGAAGGTATGAAGTTCAATGTACAATGTGAAAAAGGATACATACCATGCAAAGAGAAAtagctttcctttttttttttttttttttttttttttatgtatgttAGCAAACAAGATGTGAATGTGTGGAAAACTTGTAGTAATACTGGTGGTCATTGTAGAAGAGTTCAAACCTTGGCCTGTCTTCACTAAAAAAGGACCTACATAAAACGGAGACGTCAAGGGGACGGTGTCTTAAATCATCATACGATgtcatataaaaaatttaaaacatataacatCTTGTTATAGATTTGAGACACTGTCACCATAATATACATCTTCATTTCATGCAAGACTCTTTATTTTCACTCTTAGAGAAGACATTTAGAGCCCCCTTTTCGAAGTTTAGGGAGTAAAGTTTgaattaaactatcaatatgTTATATGTAACAAACGAACATGGTTTTTGCTTATAGATTGGCTTGCTTATTCCGCCAATGGAGCGGCTCATAGATCGTCCAAAGTGGCATTGTACTATGTTCTCAGGTCTCTTTTGTTTGAGGAGCCTCTAGACTTGATCAATTCCACACATCCTCTTTGAAGATTGTAATGTAATTCTTCTTAGTTTCTCAATAAAAATGGCTAATATCGtttctctaaaaaaataaaaacaaatccgACTTGATTTTTACTTGCATGCAATCAAACTCCTTCCTGTTTCCTTTTTGTTCCTAATTTCTTTCATAACTCTGGGTTTTACATAACCTAGAGATCAACTACGTATCTCAGCTAGATACTAGCCGGAAAAGGGCAATAAATCCAGTAATCTAGTACGGTATTATCGTAAGATCAAACCtttgtttttgtaattaataaataaataattagttCCCATGCACAGTAATTCAGGACTGAGGCCTCATCAAAAAGCATGCATGCAAAAGGTGAAACAAAATCTCCGGCACAGGCTGCTATCTGTATTCTGCATATTTTACATTTAAGCACAGACAGAAATTTTAACTGACTATATTTTATACCATATATGCAAAAGATGAATAAACCAATGGATATTATCTGAATCCCCAGCAACCCAAATCTTCGTAGCTAAAGCAAGTGAtcatttaccacagtggtgaaaATGTGTTGTTTCTTTGCATAACTGCGTGAGTTTGAACTTTGTTCGTAGTTAATCTACCATCTAACATCTATTgctcaactaaaaaaaaaaaaaaaaaaaaagctagggACCATATTAGTTACTTAAAAATTATCTGTAGTTTTAGCCGAACAAAATCACAGAAATTAATACAgagcctctctctctttctctctctcccctcttctGGAGCGGACTGAAAATGTCGTGCTTAACAGAACACTCTGTAAAAGCCTGCTCACTCTGTTCATCTCTTCATATATGCCTCAGAAAACTtgttcctttctctctcctccataAAAACCCCTTTACCCCCTCACAGCAAAAACTCGCTCTCTAGCTTTCTTCACCATCCAAATATCGAACACTTTCTTCACActccaaaaccaaaccaaaaccaaatattCAAAAACCCAGCTCAGCCAGTTTGATTTGAACACCCAAATGCCGTCGGACTCAGGCGATCAGCAGAAGAAGAGCAGCCAGAACCGGAAGACGGTGAAAGACGCCCAGGCCACGGGGGCACCACCGCCGGAGCAAGAGCACCTGCCCTGCCCACGCTGCGACTCCACCAACACCAAGTTCTGCTACTACAACAACTACAACTTCTCCCAGCCCCGCCATTTCTGCAAGTCCTGCCGCCGCTACTGGACCCACGGCGGCACCCTCCGCGACATCCCAGTAGGCGGCGGAACCCGCAAAAACGTCAAGCGCTCCCGCACCGCCACCTCCGCCGCCACAACCACCGCCATTTCTGACAACAACCCAATTTCCGCCACCCCTGTTTTTCTGAACCCAGGTGGTGGAGCGGCCTTACAGTTCGGTGATTTGAAGGGTAACATGGGAAATGGATGCGGTGGCGATGGGAGCTTCAATTCTCAGCCCAACACCCATTGGCCTGGTGGGTTTTTGGCTCTGGGCGGGCTCGGGCTTGGGCTTTCAGGTGGGTTCGAGGAGATGGGCTTTGGGCTTGGGAGAGCTTTTTGGCCTTTTCCTGCGATGGGAGGAGATTGTGGTTTCGGTGGACCCCACGGCGGGATGATGAACACGTGGCAGATCGAGAACGGAGAGGGTGGTGGGTTTGTGAACGTGGGTGTTAGCCCCGTCGGAGCTGAGTTATGTTCTTGGCCGGAGTTGGCAATTTCTACTCCTGGActcaagtgaaaaaaaaatctgtGTCTTTTGAGTCTCCTTGTGATTCTCTACTCTTTTTGGTTTGTAATGGGGAATGTTGTGTTTTAGTGCTCCAGGGTTTTTAATGTTAGTGTTGAGGCCTTGAGTCTGATTTAAAGTTACCAGTTAAATTTCTATATGTCCGAGAACTACCGCCTAAATTGAAGTAAATTGTATTTTGGTCCATGCTTCTAGCTTGTTATATGATTTTTGAGtatttgaagaatatgagtgcTTTATGACTCCATTGTAAACACATCCAACACTCATGTCACCATCATGATGTCGTTAATGCGTTTTAAAAAGTTACTTGTAAGTGCTATAATTAATCGGTTTTAAGTAAATATATGCAAGAAGGAAATGTTgaacaaaaaggaaaggaaatgatgaaaattaatCTAACCCAAGTTAATTTAGTGTTATCCTAGTTGAGAAAAGATTGATTTTAttaccccctttttttttttttaacaaaaatgggGATAACTAATGGCAAATCATGGTTATCCACCACTTTTGGACCCAGAGAGGCTATCGGGAATTTGATCTTGCCCGTGGCTACAGTCAAACAGACTCACTAACTCAGAGTATCGAACTCGGGATCTAACAAAGTATTAAAACAAGAGAAATGCTTTTGTTCAAATCAATAAGAGAAAACTATAACCATTTGATAAcctatttcttttttaatttttcatctgTACTTTCATTTTTCTAAAACGGAAAGTAATTACCAAACgatttttaaaaatatgaaaactgaAAGACTCCACGCTACATGGTTGTCTACTCCAAAAGGAAAAGGCAAAATAACATTCCTTATTGTCAGACTCAGATGGAATTGCAAGCTGCATTTTCCCTCTCTATTTCtttgaattgaattaaattgaTTGACCCTACAAAGGAGCAGCATGCGTGGTAAGTTTCAATTGATTCATTTCCACATCAAACATCTTTCTTTAGCTGAACCTTACctaagaaaataatgaaagaaTATTGGTGCTAAAAATTAGAGAGAAAGTCCATGCAATTTGAAGATGTTATGAGCTACTAAttccagagaaaaaaaaaaacaaaaacaacacacAGTTCTTCATCTACTACTTTGCAGTAGCTTTTATGCTTCTTGTTACTGATTTCCAAAGCTACGCTGGTAAGTACTTCCTCTCTTATATATCATTTTTCGTGTAAAAACAACAAACATACACACATGTTTACAAAGCTATGTCATATTTAGTGTCACTTTGCAGGAGCTCAAGGGGATGGAGTTAACTATAGCAGACAAGCTGACAACCTTCCAACACCGGAAGTGATTGAGGTATGTAAGTCTAGGAACATTCAGAGATTCGTTTACTCAAACCACAATAAGATGTTCTGCAGGCACTGAAAGGGTCAGGAATACAAGTCATTTTAGGCACACTCGACGCAGATGTCCCAACCCTAGTCAATGGTTCAGCTTTCGCTAACATTTGGCTCTAAACCAACGTCATTCCTTTTGCTTCATCCGCGAAATTTCGCTGTATATCCGTTGGAAATGAAATGGTTCCAAGTAAAATGCTAGCAGCATGGTCCCAGCCATGCAAAACTTCAGAAATGCCCTAATTACAGCCAACCTCAGTATTCCTCTATCCCCTGCAGTGTTCCAAAATGTACTGACATCACTGTATCCGCCATCAGCCGGAACATGACATCCTACTATTTACGTCATTTGACATAGGGGTAAACatgtcattaaaaataaattaataaagggGTGGGGAAATAGGATTGGGGGTGGGATTAACAGCTGTCTTTTACAAATACAAACAGTCAACCTCCAGCCGTCAAACAAGCCCAAGCTCCACATGGCTGCTTCTGCCTCTTCATCCCCTCTCTACGCATGGCACCAACTTCTGCACTCTTCTTCTCTTACTCCGCTTGCTCTCTCATCCAACCAAACAGCTCTCCTGTCCTCCATCACCACCACCCCAATCTCCCGCCACTTTCTCTCCCGCCCCTTCGTCACTGATTCTCCGCCGACCCATCTCAGCCTCCAAGCCCCTCGCCATGGCCGAGCACACTTCGAGCAACCCAGCCGCCCCGTCTCACAAGCACTCCAATGGCCTAGCCGCCGAGCACAGCCCCTACCTTCTGCAACACGCCCTCAACCCGGTAAGTTTGAATTTCCGAACTGGGTTCTTTGTTCTTTGTTGTTTGGATTGCTCTGCGAGCTGAAAGATTGAAACTCGACTGCGTTTTACCAGGTATGGTATCCGTGGGGAGAAGAAGCTTTCGCCGAAGCTCGAGAGAGGGACGTTCCCATCTTCTTATCAAGTAACTTTACTCTACCCCtgttttgttttctccttgCGAGTGTCGGAATTTGGCAATCAGCTGATATGTGATTCATTTGATCGTTGCAACTGCGTTGGTTTTGTATGCAAAAGTCGGATACAGCACGTGTCATTGGTGAAGTTTCTTGTTCGATTTTTGGGAAGTTTGATTTTAATATTCTAGTGAATGAGGACTAATTAGTTTGTGTGGGACTGTCAATAAGGTGTCATGTTATCGTTATGGAGGTGGACTCTTTCGAGGATGAAGATGTTGCGAAATTGCTGAATGATTGGTTTGTTCCCTCATTTCCGAATTGGGAAAAAAATTTATATCAAGTTTcgggaaaaaaatttgaaaagggtTTTCTTTACCTTGCAATGCATGGCAAGAAGGGGCGtcattttgcatgaaaaaatatattttgaagaatacgAGTTTGATAGTTTCTTGTTAcggtaagagaactaaaacaaacataaacaaaaaattaaaattaaaaaatgaaaaacaaattgaaaacagCGGTTCGGTATAAAGCTAGCGATTGTCTCTTGGAACGGTTGCTAACACACTAGCGATTATCCTTTGGAACTGTTGCTAACACGCTAGCGACAGTTAGTGTGGACAATCGGTATataagtactgatcgtatccttttctatttcatttatttatttggaagcaagtttacgatttattgagtaacaaatgtatatttattaaactatttaagtcgaaaattaaaaacataagtgaaaaatatagtagggaggcccaaaacattgttaaaatggcgttccaccctcaagaatataacaaaaagtattactataatcttcaaacttcatggtgaggtgaaggtgaaaaatatagttgtgaggctcaaaacattgttaaaataagGTCCCACCCTCAAGAATgttaacaaaaagtattactttaattttcaaacttaacaGTGAGGTGaagatgaaaataaatagtttgaacaacGATtcatgtacgaatttgtaaaaactgacaaaaaacCGTGAGTGTAACACCcatgttttttgtcaaaaaggtATGATGTGTAAAAATAATGTATATCGAGTAGCCGACGTGTTCtgttgattttgggtttttccAATGTGAACTAGACATTAGCTTAGTGCACATCAAAAGTGCATATTTAGGTTGATAACCTATTGAGAGGTCTTATATTTCAATTCTTGCcgaaggcgaatttgaaccagaTCATTACTATTCTATTATGAGGCTTAGTTCACTTTCTCATtatcttagtgtagataatatcgtttgtaaaaataaaataaaaataaataaacgttTGAAtgttcatttttcaaattttgttcattaaaaaaaaaactgaaatattgtttgataataatgaaaagtgaaaacaaacaaATCTTGTTTTCAAAAAgtacaaaccaaaaactaaaaattgaaaacgaaattGTTATCGAACGACCCTTAAGTCATACATCCAAATAAGGGCCACGCATGTAAATAAGAATTATTAAATACAGTATTTTGAGATGACGTAGAGTGAGTCGGCCCGACCTAAATCTAGTATGAGGATCAACCTTTGTTGGAGGTTGAAGTGGAACAAGATAAATCTAGCATGAGGATCAATCTTTTTTCACTTATGTCAGTCGAAAATGAGCCTAGAAAAGATAGGCTATAACCTGGAGGAAAGTAGTCATATTGTGTCGtctttttctgtttgttttattttatattgcaTGCTCTTAGTTCTTAACGTGCAAAAGTCTACAATAACAATTAATGCATCTAGAAGTTTACACACTAAAATAGTAAAAATCAAACTTCTACTATTTCATCTTTCATCTCCATATGCTTATTTTATGTGAATATTCACGCCAATTTCACAGcatatatattgtaatatatatagTACTAGGGTTAGGACCAACTCTTGAGCAATTTAGGTGGTGCCACCGCATAAGACTTCCGATTGTTTGAAAATCTTTGACGTAGAGCAAAACGTATAAGAATTTAAAAAGCTATTATCTAGTGTGGTTGATTTAAATTTTATGCAAAGATACTAGGTTTGAATCCTGccgttttcttttttattttttgaatttttatttacaaaatctgAGGTTCGGATCTGGTGGGTTTGATTTTAATATTCTAGTGAATGAGGACTAATTAGTTTGTGTGGGACTGTCAATAAGGTGTCATGTTATCGTTATGGAGGTGGACTCTTTCGAGGATGAAGACGTTGCGAAATTGCTGAATGATTGGTTTGTTCCCTCATTTCCGAATTGGGAAAAAAATTTACATCAAGTTTcgggaaaaaaaatttgaaaagggtTTTCTTTACCTTGCAATGCATGGCAAGAGGGGGCGtcattttgcatgaaaaaatatatttcgaAGAATACGAatttgatagtttattgttatgataagagaactaaaacaaacataagcaaaaaataaaaattaaaaaattaaaaagaaaaaattgaaaagagcgGTTCGGTATAAAGCTAGCGATTATCTTTTGGAACTGTTGCTAACACGCTAGCGACACTTAGTGTGGACAATCGGTATataagtactgatcgtatccttttttatttcatttatttatttggaagcaagtttacgatttattgagtaacaaatgtatatttagtaaaCTATTtaagtcaaaaattaaaaacataagtgaaaaatatagtagggaggcccaaaacattgttaaaatggcgttccaccctcaagaatataacaaaaagtattactataatcttcaaacttcatggtgaggtgaaggtgaaaaatatagttgtgaggctcaaaacattgttaaaataagGTCCCGCCCTCAAGAATGTTAACAgaaagtattactttaattttcaaacttaatggtgaggcgaaggtgaaaataaataatttgaacAACGATTCATGCACGAATTTGTAAACACTGACAAAAAACCGTGAGTGTAACACCcatgttttttgtcaaaaaggtATGGTGTGTAAAAATAATGTATATCGAGTAGCCGATGTGTTCtgttgattttgggtttttccAATGTGAACTAGACATTAGCTTAGTGCACATCAAAAGTGCATATTTAGGTTGATAACCTATTGAGAGGTCTTATATTTCAATTCTCGCcgaaggcgaatttgaaccagaTCATTACTATTCTATTATGAGGCTTAGTTCACTTTCTCATtatcttagtgtagataatatcgtttgtaaaaataaaataaaaataaataaacgttTGAAtgttcatttttcaaattttgttcattaaaaaaaaaaaactgaaatattgtttgataataatgaaaagtgaaaacaaacaaATCTTGTTTTCAAAAAgtacaaaccaaaaactaaaaattgaaaacgaaattGTTATCGAACGACCCTTA is from Pyrus communis chromosome 10, drPyrComm1.1, whole genome shotgun sequence and encodes:
- the LOC137746501 gene encoding dof zinc finger protein DOF3.4-like; amino-acid sequence: MPSDSGDQQKKSSQNRKTVKDAQATGAPPPEQEHLPCPRCDSTNTKFCYYNNYNFSQPRHFCKSCRRYWTHGGTLRDIPVGGGTRKNVKRSRTATSAATTTAISDNNPISATPVFLNPGGGAALQFGDLKGNMGNGCGGDGSFNSQPNTHWPGGFLALGGLGLGLSGGFEEMGFGLGRAFWPFPAMGGDCGFGGPHGGMMNTWQIENGEGGGFVNVGVSPVGAELCSWPELAISTPGLK